In Azospirillaceae bacterium, a genomic segment contains:
- a CDS encoding DUF1285 domain-containing protein yields MRSPGADSRPDEGYDIRIARDGTWFYHGSPIGRLPLVKLFSTVLRRDDAGDFWLITPAERGRITVDDAPFVAVEMRREGDGPRQRLSFRTNLDQWVVAGAEHPIRVSIDPETGEPSPYVHVRGSIGLGLEARINRSVFYELAEMALDAGDGVPGVWSDGLFFPLGEFVGEGA; encoded by the coding sequence CTGCGGTCCCCCGGCGCGGACTCGCGCCCGGATGAGGGCTACGACATCCGCATCGCCCGCGACGGCACGTGGTTCTATCACGGCAGCCCCATCGGCCGCCTGCCCCTGGTGAAGCTGTTCTCCACCGTCCTGCGGCGCGATGATGCCGGTGATTTCTGGCTGATCACCCCGGCGGAGCGGGGCCGCATCACGGTGGACGACGCGCCGTTCGTGGCGGTGGAAATGCGGCGTGAGGGCGACGGCCCCCGCCAGCGCCTGTCCTTCCGCACCAATCTGGACCAGTGGGTGGTCGCCGGGGCGGAGCATCCGATTCGGGTGTCCATCGACCCCGAAACGGGGGAGCCCAGCCCCTATGTCCATGTGCGGGGATCCATCGGCCTGGGGCTGGAGGCGCGCATCAACCGTTCCGTCTTTTATGAGTTGGCGGAGATGGCGCTGGATGCCGGTGACGGCGTGCCCGGCGTGTGGAGCGATGGCCTGTTCTTTCCTCTGGGGGAATTTGTGGGGGAGGGGGCATGA
- a CDS encoding CoA pyrophosphatase encodes MTTAAAIRRAFTDRHADRAAAAFSPTGPGIAARGDQDGNQGFEMPSAVRDAAVLVPLVNRPDGITVLLTQRTAHLAAHGGQISFPGGRVEPEDTDAVATALRETTEEVGLSATQVEVVGRLDTYYTRTGFRVVPVVGLVNPPFFLQPDPREVQEVFEVPLSFILDPASRQRQSREFKGAQRHFWVFPYAERYIWGATAGMLVNLCDVLGV; translated from the coding sequence ATGACGACCGCGGCGGCGATTCGCCGCGCGTTCACCGACCGGCATGCCGACCGCGCCGCGGCGGCGTTCAGCCCCACCGGGCCCGGCATCGCCGCCCGGGGCGACCAGGACGGCAACCAGGGGTTTGAGATGCCGTCGGCGGTGCGTGACGCCGCCGTGCTGGTTCCCCTGGTCAATCGGCCGGACGGCATCACCGTGCTGCTGACCCAACGCACCGCCCATCTGGCGGCCCATGGCGGTCAGATCAGTTTCCCCGGCGGCAGGGTGGAGCCTGAGGACACCGACGCGGTGGCCACCGCCCTGCGTGAGACGACGGAGGAGGTGGGCTTGTCCGCCACCCAGGTGGAGGTGGTGGGGCGCCTGGACACCTATTACACCCGCACCGGTTTCCGTGTCGTGCCGGTGGTCGGGCTGGTCAACCCGCCCTTCTTCCTGCAACCCGACCCGCGCGAGGTGCAGGAGGTGTTCGAGGTGCCGCTGTCTTTCATCCTGGACCCCGCCAGCCGCCAGCGGCAGTCCCGCGAGTTCAAGGGCGCCCAGCGCCACTTCTGGGTCTTCCCCTATGCCGAGCGCTACATCTGGGGCGCCACCGCCGGCATGCTGGTGAACCTGTGTGATGTGCTGGGGGTTTAG